One Vallitalea pronyensis genomic region harbors:
- a CDS encoding AbrB/MazE/SpoVT family DNA-binding domain-containing protein: MKSTGIVRKLDELGRITLPIEIRRNFDIKEKDALEIYVDNEQIILKKYQPADIFTGNMDELIDYYGKKVSKQSIVEMAKIAGISTSDE, from the coding sequence ATGAAGTCAACAGGAATTGTTAGAAAGCTTGATGAATTAGGTCGCATTACTTTGCCTATCGAGATTAGAAGAAATTTTGATATCAAAGAGAAAGACGCTCTTGAGATTTATGTCGACAATGAACAGATCATCCTAAAGAAATATCAACCAGCTGACATTTTTACCGGTAATATGGACGAGCTTATTGATTATTACGGTAAAAAGGTATCCAAGCAGTCAATTGTAGAAATGGCAAAAATAGCTGGTATTAGCACA